GGATGGTCGCGCTCAGCCTCGACGTCATCGGCGGCAACATGGGGCTGGAGATTCCGTACGTCTCCTCGCCCCGCCACCTTCTCTTCCGCAGCGAGATTCCCGCCTACTACCTGATCCTCGGGTTCCTCGCGCTGGTCGTCCTGATCTCCGCCCGGATCCGGCGCTCGCGGCTGGGCTACGTGCTGATGGCCGTGCGCGAGCGGGAGGCGGCGGCCGAGGCCCTGGGCGTGGACACGTTTCGCTGCAAGATGACGGCCGTCGCGATCAGCGCCTTCCTGGTCGGGCTCGGGGGCGGCCTCTACGCGCTCTACAGCCACTACCTCAACCCGACCTTCTACTTCTCGCTGGACGTCGTGGTGAAGATGATCCTCGGCACGATCCTGGGCGGGAAGGGGACCGTGCTCGGCCCGGTGCTCGGCGCGGCGACGCTCTCGGGGCTGGAAGAAGGAATCCAGTTCATCCCGCTGGCGACGGCGCGCGCGGCGAGCCTGAGCCGGATCGTCTACGCCGCACTCATCATCGTGGTCGTGCTCTTCATGCCGCGCGGCATCGTCGACTTGGCCCGCCGTGGGCGCTGGCGGCGCCCGGTGGCCGCGCTGGACGCCCCCGTCGAGGAGCGCCTAACCGCGCCGGTGCAGCGCACGACCGACGAGCACACACTGCGGTAGGGAGACACGCATGCTGAAGGTCTCGAACATCGAAGTCGGCTACGGCAACATCCAGGTCTTGTTCGGCGTCTCGTTCGAGGTGGCCGAGGGCGAGCTGGTCTCCCTCGTCGGGCCCAACGGCGCCGGCAAGACCACCACCGTGCGCGCCATCACGGGGATCGTGCCGCCCTTCAGGGGCCGCGTGGAATTCCTCGGGCGCGAGATCCAGTCCCTGCCGCCGCACGAAATCGTCCCGCTCGGCCTGGTGCACGTTCCCGAGGGACGCCTGATCTTCCCCTCGCTCACGGTACAGGAGAACCTCGACCTCGGGGCCTTCCATTCCCCCGCGCGCGCCTTCCGGGAGGAGACGCTGGAGCGCGTCTTCACGCTCTTCCCGGTGCTCCGGGAGCGGCGACGGCAGAGCGCGGGGACGCTCTCGGGCGGTGAGCAACAGATGCTGGCCATCGGGCGCGGGTTGATGGCGCGGCCGCGGCTCATCATCTTCGACGAGCCGTCGCTCGGGCTCGCCCCCATCCTGGTGGAGGAGATCCTGCAGACGATCCAGCAGATCGTCCGCGAGGGCGTCACCGTCCTGCTCATCGAGGAGAACGTCCAGGAGTCGCTCCGCCTGGCCGATCGGGCCTTTGTCCTGGAGAACGGCCGGGTGGTGCAGTCCGGAAACGGCAAGGAGCTGCTGGGCAACGAGCACATCAAACGGGCGTACCTGGGGTTGTGAAGGAGACGCTCTGGGCACGCCGGGAGGAGTCGAGATGCGGCTGAAGGGCAGGATTGCCATCGTCACGGGAGGGGGGAGCGGCATCGGCGCCGCCGCCGCCGAGCGGAGCCAGGCATGACCGAGCAGGTGGAGATCGAACGGCGATCGCTCCTCCTCGACGAGGTGGAGGCGGGCCGCGGGATCCGCGACGGGATGACGGTGGCCCTCGGCGGCTTCATCACCTCGAGCCACCCGATGGCGTTGGTCCGGCAGATCATCCGCAACGGCGTCCGCGACCTCACCGTCATCGGCGCGGCGTCGTCCGGCCTGGATGTGGACCTGCTCATCGGCGCCGGCTGCGTGCGCAAGATCATCAGCCCCTACGTGGGCGCCGAGACGCTGGCGCCGATCGGGCCCTTCTTCCGCGCCGCCGCCGAGCGGGGCGAGATCGAGGTCTGGGAGATCGACGAGGCGCTCTTCTACGTGGGCCTCCGCGCGGCGGCGCAGCTCCTGCCGTTTCTCCCGTGGCGCGGCCTGGTCGGCACCTCGTACCCGGAGGTGAACCCCGACCTCAAGATCTTCCGGGATCCGATAAAGGGGGAGACCCTCATCGCGGTCCCGGCCATCACACCCGACGTGACGCTCATCCACGCCGCCGCCGCCGACGTGTACGGCAACGTGCAGCACCACGGCACCGGGTTCGGCGACCGCGCCCTGCACCTGGCTTCCGACCGGACCATCGTCGAGGTGGAGCGCGTGATCCCCAACCAGGAGGTGCGCAAGGATCCCCTCAAGACGAGTCTCTGGGAGGTGGATGCGGTGGTCCGCGCGCCCTTCGGCGCCCACCCGTACTCGAGCCCGGGCTTCCACGTCGAGGACCGCGAGCACGTCCGCGAGTACGTGGCGGCGGCCCAGGCCTACACCCGCATGGGTGACCACGGGCCCTTCCGCGCCTACCTCGAGCGCTACGTGCTGGAGCCCGCGACCCACGCCGACTATCTCGAGCGCGTCGGCATCAAGCGGCTGTTGACCCTCTACGAGTACTGAGCGGGGAGGCCCATGCGATGAGGAGCACCGACGACGCGATCGCGACAGAGTACACCACGCCCGAGCTGGTCGCGGCGTTCATCGCCAACGACCTGGAGGACGGCATCGGCGTGATGGTGGGCGCGAATCTGCCGATTCCACGGGCCGGCGTCCTGCTGGCGCATCTCACTCACGGTCCCAACATGCGGGTCACCCTGTCCATGACCCGCACCAACCTGTTCCACGAGCCGGCGATGGAGCCGTTCGAGTTCAGCACCGACTTCCGGGCGGCCAAGTGGGCGGAGTCCTATTTCATCCACAACCAGCTGATCGACGACATCAAGCGCTCGAGCATGCGCGACGTGTTCTTCATCGGCGGGCTGCAGATCGATCGCTACGGCAACGCCAACCTCATCGGCATCGGCGCCGACTACGGGCATCTGAAGATGCGCGGCCCCGGCGGCGTGGGCACGGGCGACAAGGGCTGCCACTGCAAGCGCTACTACCTGTACATCAACAACCACGACCGGCGGGTGCTCGTCGAGAAGTGCGACTTCGTCACGGCCTTCGGCTGGGGCGACGGTGGCGCCGACGCCCGCCGCAAGCTCGGCATCCCGGGCGGCGGCCCCCGCTACTGCATCACGCCCCTCTGCATCTTCGATTTCCACGAGGAGACCAAGCACATGCGGATCAAGTCACTGCATCCCGGCGTCACGCTGGAGCAGGTGTTGGACCAGACGGGTTTCGCGCCCATCGTGCCCGCCCGCATCGAGATCACTCTACCTCCCACCGCGGAGCAGATCCGCATCCTGAGAGAGCGGATCGACCGCGAAGGAATCCTGAGGAGAACGTCATGAGCCAGACACCGCGCTGGAGCACCCGGATCAGCCATCGCTGGCCGGGCCACTGCATTATTCGGGGTTACTCCCACGCCGACATCATCGAGCGGCTGACCTACGCCGAGGCCGTCTACCTGACGCTGAAGGGGAAGCTCCCGACCGCGCCCGAGGCGCGGATGCTGGATGCGCTGCTCAACGCCCTCACCGACCACGAGTTCGAGGCGGTGACCGTCACCGCCGGCCGCCACGTGGTCTCGGGGAACCCCCAGCTCGTGCCGGGCGTGGCGGCCGCCATCCTGGCCGTTGGCTCCCGGACGACCTCGCCGGCCGATGCCGCCGAGCTGATCAACGACTCTTACGCCCGGATGGCGCGGGAAGGCTGGTCGCTGGCGGAGACGGCCGCGCGCGTCGTGGACGAGTTCGTGTCCCAGCGTCGCCGCATCCCCGGCTTCGGCCATCCCACCCACAAGAAGGGTGACTACCGGGCGGAGAGCCTCAAGCGGGTGGCCGAGGAGTGCGGGTTCCTCGGAGAGCGGACGCGCCTCTACCTGGCGATCCACCAGGCGTTCGTGCGGAAGACGGGGAAGGACAACATCCCGATCAACGTCGACGGAATGATGGCCGCCATCATGAACGAGATGGACCTGCCTCCCATCGCCATGA
The sequence above is drawn from the Candidatus Rokuibacteriota bacterium genome and encodes:
- a CDS encoding branched-chain amino acid ABC transporter permease, whose product is MSRSERAARRWALGALAVALLLLPLSPNAYVVTVVTLAAMSAALASAWNIVGGYAGLLSVGDAAYFGIGAYVMGLLWLKAGVSPTVGLLLGALTSMVFGLIVGTLGFKSGLRGIYFAVATLAVSEIVRMVALSLDVIGGNMGLEIPYVSSPRHLLFRSEIPAYYLILGFLALVVLISARIRRSRLGYVLMAVREREAAAEALGVDTFRCKMTAVAISAFLVGLGGGLYALYSHYLNPTFYFSLDVVVKMILGTILGGKGTVLGPVLGAATLSGLEEGIQFIPLATARAASLSRIVYAALIIVVVLFMPRGIVDLARRGRWRRPVAALDAPVEERLTAPVQRTTDEHTLR
- a CDS encoding citryl-CoA lyase encodes the protein MSQTPRWSTRISHRWPGHCIIRGYSHADIIERLTYAEAVYLTLKGKLPTAPEARMLDALLNALTDHEFEAVTVTAGRHVVSGNPQLVPGVAAAILAVGSRTTSPADAAELINDSYARMAREGWSLAETAARVVDEFVSQRRRIPGFGHPTHKKGDYRAESLKRVAEECGFLGERTRLYLAIHQAFVRKTGKDNIPINVDGMMAAIMNEMDLPPIAMTGIAILSVLPGVMAHCIEEIENWKGLRFVPDEDAEYVGEPERPLPQRGPRA
- a CDS encoding CoA-transferase, translated to MTEQVEIERRSLLLDEVEAGRGIRDGMTVALGGFITSSHPMALVRQIIRNGVRDLTVIGAASSGLDVDLLIGAGCVRKIISPYVGAETLAPIGPFFRAAAERGEIEVWEIDEALFYVGLRAAAQLLPFLPWRGLVGTSYPEVNPDLKIFRDPIKGETLIAVPAITPDVTLIHAAAADVYGNVQHHGTGFGDRALHLASDRTIVEVERVIPNQEVRKDPLKTSLWEVDAVVRAPFGAHPYSSPGFHVEDREHVREYVAAAQAYTRMGDHGPFRAYLERYVLEPATHADYLERVGIKRLLTLYEY
- a CDS encoding CoA-transferase, with product MRSTDDAIATEYTTPELVAAFIANDLEDGIGVMVGANLPIPRAGVLLAHLTHGPNMRVTLSMTRTNLFHEPAMEPFEFSTDFRAAKWAESYFIHNQLIDDIKRSSMRDVFFIGGLQIDRYGNANLIGIGADYGHLKMRGPGGVGTGDKGCHCKRYYLYINNHDRRVLVEKCDFVTAFGWGDGGADARRKLGIPGGGPRYCITPLCIFDFHEETKHMRIKSLHPGVTLEQVLDQTGFAPIVPARIEITLPPTAEQIRILRERIDREGILRRTS
- a CDS encoding ABC transporter ATP-binding protein encodes the protein MLKVSNIEVGYGNIQVLFGVSFEVAEGELVSLVGPNGAGKTTTVRAITGIVPPFRGRVEFLGREIQSLPPHEIVPLGLVHVPEGRLIFPSLTVQENLDLGAFHSPARAFREETLERVFTLFPVLRERRRQSAGTLSGGEQQMLAIGRGLMARPRLIIFDEPSLGLAPILVEEILQTIQQIVREGVTVLLIEENVQESLRLADRAFVLENGRVVQSGNGKELLGNEHIKRAYLGL